In a genomic window of Colias croceus chromosome 20, ilColCroc2.1:
- the LOC123700756 gene encoding uncharacterized protein LOC123700756, with translation MPGPLSKFICTDRKPLREVENLPSTSKGPLSLQDSQKPLKENEAPAPATVEPDTVVENLEIQEYKLEDKYGPNTAKKVVTHKKMTKNERSLYQKLVNIRIKLSKCRNRAQKQSLQLKAAKNFMKNSNFIATINNMPSAAKLLTMLQFRESKKKEKGRRFSTEEKILALAMLKQSPKGYRFLRRMLVLPSQQILNTFLNQANIKPGINMAHEHLNRLASSNVDFVMVRISLVSTSSELTNFEHNSLFSFASV, from the exons ATGCCAG gacctttatcaaaatttatctGCACTGATAGAAAACCATTGAGGGAAGTTGAAAATTTACCTTCTACTTCAAAAG GACCACTATCACTTCAAGATTCCCAAAAACcattaaaagaaaatgaagCACCAGCACCAG CTACTGTTGAACCTGATACAGTTGTTGAGAATCTTGAAATACAAGAATACAAATTGGAGGATAAATATG gTCCAAACACTGCTAAAAAAGTAGTGACTCATAAGAAAATGACCAAAAATGAGCGATCCTTATACCAAAAATTGGTAAACATTAGGATTAAGTTATCGAAGTGTCGGAACAGAGCACAGAAACAATCCCTGCAATTAAAAGCAGCcaaaaattttatgaagaatAGCAACTTTATAGCTACTATTAACAATATGCCAAGTGCTGCTAAACTTTTAACCATGTTGCAGTTTAGAGAGtctaaaaagaaagaaaaaggcAGAAGATTTTCTActgaagaaaaaatattggcTTTGGCAATGCTGAAGCAAAGCCCCAAAGGCTATCGATTTCTGCGAAGAATGTTGGTTTTGCCTTCACAGCaaatactaaatacatttttgaaccAAGCCAATATAAAGCCTggtatcaa TATGGCACATGAACACTTGAACAGGTTGGCGAGTAGTAATGTAGATTTTGTAATGGTACGGATCTCCCTCGTATCAACCTCAAGTGAACTTACCAATTTTGAACACAACTCTTTGTTTTCCTTCGCTAGTGTGTAA
- the LOC123700758 gene encoding formin-binding protein 4-like, whose translation MQQKWEELIDMLNSDGTGDSRTEEKWRKVVGGEDVSLSGVQVPATETVDELTVDDAAYEYTPIPEDESNTPGTSSQPTVAPPLSPPTPPPALTPPPGPVQTQWQPPKKKKKPEDLVIKVFKECETNAREYEKERDRIAQELERERIRQRDVELQLQAQWLDFLREALKVLNSYLEKRSE comes from the exons ATGCAGCAAAAATGGGAGGAGTTAATTGATATGCTCAATAGTGATGGCACTGGGGATTCTCGAACAGAGGAAAAGTGGCGGAAG gttGTTGGTGGAGAGGATGTTAGCTTGTCAGGTGTACAAGTACCTGCTACAGAAACTGTAGACGAATTGACTGTGGATGATGCTGCTTATGAATATACACCAATTCCTGAAG ATGAATCGAATACTCCAGGAACAAGCAGTCAACCCACAGTCGCTCCACCTCTTTCTCCTCCTACTCCGCCACCAGCACTTACACCACCACCAGGTCCAGTGCAAACCCAGTGGCAACCGCcgaaaaaaaagaagaagccTGAAGATTTagttataaaagtatttaagGAGTGTGAGACGAATGCTAGGGAGTATGAAAAGGAGCGTGACCGAATTGCACAAGAATTAGAACGAGAGAGGATTCGTCAGCGTGATGTAGAGCTTCAGTTGCAAGCTCAGTGGTTAGATTTTTTGAGAGAGGCGTTAAAGgttttaaattcttatttaGAGAAAAGAAGTGAATAG